In Acidobacteriota bacterium, a single window of DNA contains:
- a CDS encoding ABC transporter ATP-binding protein — translation MIQVENLTKSFGDIRAVDGISFRVEEGQIYGLLGPNGAGKTTTLSMMIGLLAPDSGRVRFDEIDLAADPVAFRRQLGVVPQEVALYEELSARENLRFWAGLYDLRGKELDRACTRALEQVGLEERADEPVKNFSGGMKRRLNLSIGLVHQPRAVLLDEPTVGIDPQARLNILEVVEAVAAGGTTVLYTTHYLEEAERLCHRIAIMDHGRILAEGTLDELKAMVGEEETVTLTGSFSHEVVRLRVEGIRGLEVLSSEDQRMILSTGGSSRAVMELLQAISELEVEHIAIQPPSLNGLFLKLTGRELRD, via the coding sequence GTGATCCAGGTCGAAAACCTGACCAAGAGCTTTGGGGATATCCGCGCCGTCGACGGAATCTCCTTCCGCGTCGAAGAGGGCCAGATCTATGGTCTCCTCGGCCCCAACGGTGCCGGCAAGACCACCACTTTGTCGATGATGATCGGCCTGCTGGCCCCGGATTCCGGCCGCGTTCGCTTCGACGAAATCGACCTTGCCGCCGACCCGGTGGCGTTCCGGCGGCAGCTGGGAGTCGTGCCCCAAGAAGTCGCTCTCTACGAGGAACTGTCGGCGCGGGAGAACCTGCGCTTCTGGGCCGGGCTCTACGACCTCCGGGGCAAGGAGCTGGACCGCGCCTGCACCCGGGCTCTGGAGCAAGTGGGGCTGGAGGAGCGGGCGGACGAGCCGGTGAAGAATTTCTCCGGCGGCATGAAGCGGCGCCTCAATCTGAGCATCGGCCTGGTGCATCAGCCGCGAGCGGTGCTGCTGGACGAGCCGACGGTGGGCATCGATCCCCAAGCACGACTCAATATCTTGGAGGTGGTGGAAGCGGTGGCCGCCGGCGGCACCACCGTGCTCTACACCACCCACTACCTGGAAGAGGCGGAGCGCCTGTGCCACCGCATCGCCATCATGGACCACGGCCGCATCCTGGCGGAAGGCACGCTGGACGAGCTCAAGGCCATGGTGGGAGAGGAGGAGACGGTGACCCTCACCGGCTCCTTCAGCCACGAAGTGGTGCGGCTGCGGGTGGAAGGCATCCGCGGCCTCGAGGTGCTGAGCAGCGAAGACCAGCGCATGATCCTCTCCACCGGCGGCTCGAGCCGCGCCGTCATGGAGCTGCTGCAGGCGATTTCGGAGCTGGAGGTGGAGCACATCGCCATCCAGCCCCCGAGTCTCAACGGTCTCTTCCTCAAGCTCACCGGCCGGGAGCTGCGCGACTGA
- a CDS encoding DUF481 domain-containing protein — protein MFEPRALLRPTLIALVLLATLPALAQEPEAAPEPPEPTWELKLGLSYVATSGNSDTSSGGFDLEYTKEWEVWSLEAGANALRAEEDNETTAERYGAFAHGSRQLTERLSLTAGLSLLEDRFTGVDLRTVADLGLKQQWVDNETWTFATTAALTWTREELVDDPANPDADTSDDSFGALFKLAGSWQLSENASATSKLTYYPNFDVSDDYRFDGEVGVQAALTSAWALKVAYQLRYDNLPVPGFDTTDTTTTASLVLKLPKG, from the coding sequence ATGTTCGAGCCTCGTGCCCTCCTGCGCCCCACCCTCATCGCCCTGGTCCTTCTCGCCACGCTGCCCGCCCTCGCCCAGGAGCCGGAAGCCGCCCCGGAACCCCCCGAGCCCACCTGGGAGCTCAAGCTCGGCCTGAGCTATGTCGCCACCTCCGGCAACTCCGACACCTCCTCCGGTGGCTTCGATCTGGAATATACGAAGGAGTGGGAGGTCTGGAGCCTGGAGGCCGGCGCCAACGCCCTGCGCGCCGAAGAGGACAACGAGACCACCGCCGAGCGCTACGGCGCCTTCGCCCACGGCAGCCGCCAGCTCACCGAGCGCCTCTCCCTCACCGCCGGGCTGTCGCTGCTGGAGGATCGCTTCACCGGCGTCGATCTGCGCACCGTGGCCGATCTGGGTCTGAAGCAGCAGTGGGTGGACAACGAGACCTGGACCTTCGCCACCACCGCCGCCCTGACCTGGACCCGCGAGGAGCTGGTGGATGACCCCGCCAACCCGGACGCCGACACCAGCGACGACAGTTTCGGCGCCCTCTTCAAGCTGGCGGGCTCGTGGCAGCTGTCCGAGAACGCCTCCGCCACCTCCAAGCTCACCTACTACCCCAACTTCGACGTCAGCGACGACTATCGCTTCGACGGCGAGGTGGGCGTCCAGGCAGCGCTGACCAGCGCCTGGGCTCTGAAGGTGGCCTACCAGCTCCGCTACGACAACCTCCCGGTGCCGGGCTTCGACACCACCGACACCACCACCACCGCCTCTCTGGTGCTCAAGCTGCCGAAAGGCTAG
- a CDS encoding carbamoyltransferase C-terminal domain-containing protein, protein MSSPIVVGINRTQDASICAMDAEAVRFSVQKERLTRVKHAWGRRGDLKSIYRPRLPQLADPVDLVVECYSSDPQVKYLAEYRAELEECLRFREAPRVVEVSHHLAHAYGSFFPAGFSRAAVMVVDFQGSPVSRFTEGFPREVAVSEAAVFRGAEDPVEVASYYLGDGRSLECLDKQLWNRSAGELGGLGFFFYQTTQCLFPGAGREGILMGLASYGDPDALGLPPLEVRGGRVIIPRPWSDLWAAPWPFRFFIDGQGRFEDCAHLAAAAQRAFEEALVEQARWLRQKTGAEALVYTGGCALNCAANARLVREAGYRSVYIPPAPHDGGTALGCALYGLVEELGVTPGWRWAVDFLGPEPELEPALAVLDEDPEVDLWRPEDWVETVTAALARGEVVALFQGGSESGPRALGHRSLLADPRYRAMTDFINREVKERQWFRPLAPVVTERSQGEIFELHRPSPFMQLAVSVRPPYRDRIPAAVHADGTARLQTVTAEHHPLLFALLESFGRRTGLEVLLNTSFNGPGEPIVETLQEAVDFFLQRPVHLLAVPPYLIRKRREVPHPLRT, encoded by the coding sequence ATGAGCTCTCCGATCGTTGTCGGGATCAACCGCACCCAGGACGCCAGCATCTGCGCCATGGACGCCGAGGCGGTGCGCTTCAGTGTCCAGAAGGAGCGGCTGACCCGAGTCAAGCACGCCTGGGGCCGGCGCGGGGATCTGAAGTCGATCTATCGCCCCCGGCTGCCTCAGCTCGCCGATCCGGTGGATCTGGTGGTGGAGTGCTACTCCTCGGATCCTCAGGTGAAGTATCTGGCGGAGTACCGGGCGGAGCTGGAAGAGTGCCTACGCTTCCGCGAGGCACCGCGGGTGGTGGAGGTCTCCCATCACCTGGCCCACGCCTACGGCTCCTTTTTCCCCGCGGGATTCTCTCGGGCGGCGGTGATGGTGGTGGATTTCCAGGGCAGCCCGGTCTCCCGGTTCACCGAGGGCTTTCCTCGCGAGGTCGCGGTCTCTGAGGCTGCTGTCTTCAGAGGGGCCGAGGATCCGGTGGAGGTAGCTTCCTATTACCTGGGGGACGGCCGGAGCCTGGAGTGCCTGGACAAGCAGCTGTGGAATCGCTCCGCCGGAGAGCTGGGAGGCCTGGGGTTTTTCTTCTACCAGACCACCCAATGCCTCTTCCCCGGGGCGGGCCGGGAGGGGATTCTCATGGGGCTGGCTTCCTATGGCGATCCCGACGCGCTGGGATTGCCGCCTCTCGAAGTCCGCGGTGGCCGGGTCATCATTCCCCGCCCCTGGTCCGATCTCTGGGCGGCGCCCTGGCCCTTCCGCTTCTTCATCGACGGCCAGGGCCGCTTCGAGGACTGCGCCCATCTGGCGGCGGCAGCGCAGCGGGCTTTCGAGGAGGCACTGGTGGAGCAGGCGCGTTGGCTGCGGCAGAAGACCGGCGCCGAGGCTTTGGTCTACACCGGTGGTTGCGCCCTCAACTGCGCCGCCAACGCTCGGCTGGTGCGGGAAGCGGGATACCGGTCGGTGTACATCCCGCCGGCTCCCCACGACGGCGGCACCGCCTTGGGTTGTGCGCTCTATGGGTTGGTGGAGGAGCTGGGGGTCACTCCCGGCTGGCGCTGGGCGGTGGACTTTCTGGGCCCTGAGCCGGAGCTGGAGCCGGCGCTGGCGGTGCTGGACGAGGATCCGGAGGTCGACCTCTGGCGGCCGGAGGATTGGGTGGAGACCGTCACCGCGGCGCTGGCCCGGGGAGAGGTGGTGGCGCTCTTCCAAGGGGGCAGCGAGTCCGGTCCCCGGGCCCTGGGGCATCGCAGCCTGCTGGCGGATCCTCGCTACCGGGCGATGACCGATTTCATCAACCGCGAGGTCAAGGAGCGCCAGTGGTTCCGGCCGCTGGCTCCGGTGGTGACGGAGCGCTCGCAGGGGGAGATCTTCGAGCTCCACCGCCCTTCCCCCTTCATGCAGCTGGCGGTTTCGGTGCGGCCGCCGTACCGGGATCGCATCCCGGCGGCGGTGCATGCGGACGGCACCGCCCGTCTGCAGACGGTGACGGCGGAGCACCACCCGCTCCTCTTCGCCCTGCTGGAGAGCTTCGGCCGCCGTACCGGTTTGGAGGTGCTGCTCAACACGTCGTTCAACGGTCCCGGGGAGCCCATCGTCGAGACGCTGCAGGAGGCGGTGGACTTCTTCCTCCAGCGGCCGGTGCATCTCCTCGCCGTGCCGCCGTACCTGATCCGCAAGCGCCGAGAGGTGCCCCATCCCTTGCGCACCTGA
- a CDS encoding dicarboxylate/amino acid:cation symporter, translated as MQEGQAPSVRPWYRKLHWQIIAAMIVGLMLGGNDLFGAVAADKLGWLGTLFVRLLRMIIVPLVLTSVISGVASVGGGRTLGRMFGKTLGYYVLSSFLAVVVGLVAVNLIQPGVGANLAEDTARPPSIETPSSPVDLLLDMVPMNVVQAAANGDMLSLILFAILFGLATAHLPEKPRTSLLDFFESAFQAVMLLTGWIIRLAPIGVLGLMARAANTLEAEAFRALGMYMVTIASALTVHLFVTLPILLIVLGRIRPGIHFRNMLEPLTMAFSTSSSAATLPVTMNAVEKRVGASNKVSSFVLPMGATINMDGTALYECAGVLFIAQAMGIELSLMQQLTVVLTALLASIGAAAVPSAGLVIIFLVLNSVDLRGPQVDLIVGAMLAIDRPLDMYRTAVNVFSDSCGAAIIARTEGEDQVDAEVRTG; from the coding sequence ATGCAAGAAGGTCAAGCTCCCAGCGTTCGTCCCTGGTACCGCAAGCTCCACTGGCAGATCATCGCCGCCATGATCGTCGGGCTGATGCTCGGTGGCAACGACCTCTTTGGCGCCGTCGCCGCCGACAAGCTCGGCTGGCTCGGCACCCTCTTCGTGCGCTTGCTGCGCATGATCATCGTGCCCCTGGTGCTGACCTCGGTGATCTCCGGCGTCGCCTCCGTGGGCGGCGGGCGCACCCTCGGCCGGATGTTCGGCAAGACCCTCGGCTATTACGTTCTGTCGAGCTTCCTGGCGGTGGTGGTGGGCCTGGTGGCGGTCAACCTGATCCAGCCCGGCGTCGGCGCCAACCTGGCGGAGGACACCGCCCGGCCGCCGTCCATCGAGACCCCCAGCTCGCCGGTGGACCTGCTCCTGGACATGGTGCCCATGAACGTGGTGCAGGCGGCGGCCAACGGCGACATGCTGTCGCTGATCCTCTTCGCCATCCTCTTCGGTCTAGCCACCGCCCATTTGCCGGAGAAGCCTCGGACCAGCCTCCTGGACTTCTTCGAGTCGGCCTTTCAGGCGGTGATGCTGCTCACCGGCTGGATCATCCGCCTCGCCCCCATCGGCGTGCTGGGGCTCATGGCCCGCGCCGCCAACACCCTGGAAGCGGAAGCCTTCCGGGCTCTGGGCATGTACATGGTGACCATCGCCAGCGCCCTGACGGTGCACCTCTTCGTCACCCTGCCGATCTTGCTCATCGTGCTCGGCCGGATCCGCCCGGGGATCCACTTCCGCAACATGCTCGAGCCCCTGACCATGGCCTTCTCCACCTCGTCCTCCGCCGCCACCCTGCCGGTGACCATGAACGCGGTGGAAAAGCGCGTGGGAGCCTCCAACAAGGTGAGCTCCTTCGTGCTCCCCATGGGCGCCACCATCAACATGGACGGCACGGCCCTCTACGAATGCGCCGGGGTGCTCTTCATCGCCCAGGCCATGGGCATCGAGCTCTCCCTGATGCAGCAGCTGACGGTGGTGCTCACCGCCCTGCTGGCCTCCATCGGCGCCGCTGCGGTGCCCTCCGCCGGCCTGGTGATCATCTTCCTGGTGCTCAACTCGGTGGATTTGCGCGGCCCGCAAGTGGACCTCATCGTCGGCGCCATGCTCGCCATCGACCGCCCCCTGGACATGTACCGCACCGCCGTCAACGTCTTCAGCGACTCCTGCGGTGCCGCCATCATCGCCCGTACGGAAGGGGAAGATCAGGTCGACGCCGAGGTGCGCACGGGTTAG
- a CDS encoding NAD(P)/FAD-dependent oxidoreductase — translation MNEQLPRVVILGGGFAGLYAARALAKAPVRLTVVDRRNHHLFQPLLYQVAMAGLSAIDVAEPIRRILHKQKNTDVLLAEATEVDPEARLVHLDPGAPLPYDHLIIATGATHSYFGNDQWRDLAPGLKSIEDALEIRRRVLLSFERAETATSDEERREHLTFVVVGAGPTGAELAGALSEIARHTLVRDFRHFDPSEARILLLEGADRVLPPYPPELSAKAQKQLEDLGVEVRTKTMVTEIDEHGVTCGEERIPARTVLWAAGVAASPLAKSLGVPLDKAGRVKVEPDLSIPGHPEVVIAGDLVHLEQDGEMIPGVAPAAIQQGEHAAANIRRALRNQPPKPFVYKDKGSMATLGRKSAVAVLGKLRLSGFLAWLSWLLVHIFFLIGFRNRFVV, via the coding sequence ATGAACGAACAACTTCCCCGCGTGGTCATCCTCGGCGGCGGTTTCGCCGGCCTCTACGCCGCCCGCGCCCTGGCCAAAGCGCCGGTGCGCCTCACCGTCGTAGACCGCCGCAACCACCACCTCTTCCAGCCCCTGCTCTACCAGGTAGCCATGGCCGGCCTCAGCGCCATCGACGTCGCCGAGCCCATTCGCCGCATTCTGCACAAACAGAAGAACACCGACGTGTTGTTGGCAGAGGCTACGGAGGTGGACCCGGAGGCACGGCTGGTGCATCTCGATCCCGGCGCCCCGCTGCCCTACGACCACTTGATCATCGCCACCGGCGCCACCCACTCGTACTTCGGCAACGATCAATGGCGCGATCTGGCACCGGGGCTCAAGAGCATCGAGGACGCCCTGGAGATCCGCCGCCGGGTGCTGCTCTCCTTCGAGCGCGCCGAAACCGCCACCAGCGACGAAGAACGTCGGGAGCACCTGACCTTCGTGGTGGTCGGCGCCGGCCCCACCGGCGCCGAGCTCGCCGGCGCCCTGTCGGAGATCGCTCGCCACACCCTGGTGCGGGACTTCCGCCACTTCGACCCCAGCGAAGCCCGCATCCTGCTGCTGGAAGGCGCCGACCGCGTCCTCCCGCCCTACCCGCCGGAGCTCTCCGCCAAGGCCCAAAAGCAGCTGGAGGATCTAGGGGTCGAGGTCCGCACGAAGACCATGGTGACGGAGATCGACGAGCACGGCGTCACCTGCGGCGAAGAACGCATCCCCGCCCGCACCGTCCTCTGGGCCGCCGGCGTCGCCGCCTCCCCCCTGGCCAAGAGCCTCGGCGTCCCCCTCGACAAAGCCGGTCGAGTCAAAGTCGAGCCCGACCTCTCCATCCCCGGCCATCCGGAGGTCGTCATCGCCGGCGACCTGGTGCACCTGGAGCAGGACGGCGAAATGATCCCCGGCGTCGCCCCCGCCGCCATCCAACAAGGCGAGCACGCCGCCGCCAACATCCGCCGCGCCCTCCGCAACCAGCCGCCGAAGCCCTTCGTCTACAAGGACAAAGGTTCCATGGCCACCCTCGGCCGCAAGTCCGCAGTGGCCGTCCTCGGCAAGCTCCGCCTCTCCGGCTTCCTCGCCTGGCTTTCCTGGCTGCTGGTCCACATCTTCTTCCTCATCGGCTTCCGCAACCGCTTCGTCGTCC
- a CDS encoding polysaccharide deacetylase family protein, with protein sequence MPCAPEAAGPGGVVAVTLDDLPSLVLDAGRGLCETSSPRACSALSEELLRVLADREIPAAVFVNSGLMAGMEDLLQRWHCVGVELGNHTATHFGVDRGSLDRWCEEVTLCEDALRDITGRAPAFFRYPYLRYGVDPRRRRAAARFLEHRGYTVAHISAPTADWLLAMHYRGALEAGDELLAEGLRQAFVHHVVSTLEAAAAVAHRCLGRDVCQILGLHVHRLAADGLGAVLDRLRRRGYRFISLRRALDDPVYRDPEVMRRHVRGSWLLGLEACRLGPEGPREDWFRLEEVRLLRRFGSPLPLG encoded by the coding sequence ATCCCTTGCGCACCTGAGGCCGCCGGTCCCGGGGGCGTCGTCGCCGTCACCCTGGACGACCTTCCGAGCCTGGTGCTGGATGCCGGCCGAGGGCTTTGCGAAACCTCGTCGCCGAGGGCATGCAGTGCCCTCAGCGAGGAGCTGTTGAGGGTCCTGGCAGACCGTGAGATCCCGGCGGCGGTTTTCGTCAACAGCGGGTTGATGGCGGGGATGGAAGATCTGCTCCAGCGTTGGCACTGCGTCGGCGTCGAGTTGGGCAACCACACCGCTACCCACTTCGGCGTCGACCGGGGCTCGCTGGATCGGTGGTGTGAGGAAGTGACTCTGTGCGAAGACGCTCTCCGGGACATCACCGGCCGCGCACCGGCCTTCTTTCGCTACCCCTACCTGCGCTACGGCGTCGACCCCCGGCGCCGACGAGCAGCGGCCCGCTTTCTGGAGCACCGGGGATACACCGTAGCCCACATCAGCGCGCCGACGGCGGACTGGCTGCTGGCGATGCACTATCGTGGAGCTCTCGAGGCCGGCGATGAGCTGCTGGCCGAGGGACTGCGGCAAGCCTTCGTGCACCACGTGGTGAGCACCCTCGAGGCGGCGGCGGCCGTGGCCCACCGGTGCCTGGGCCGGGACGTGTGTCAGATCCTTGGCCTGCACGTGCACCGGCTGGCGGCCGACGGTCTCGGGGCGGTGCTGGATCGGCTGCGGCGTCGTGGCTACCGCTTCATCTCCTTGCGGCGGGCGCTGGACGACCCGGTCTACCGCGACCCGGAAGTGATGCGGCGTCATGTCCGGGGTAGCTGGCTCCTGGGTCTCGAGGCCTGCCGGCTCGGTCCTGAGGGGCCCCGTGAGGATTGGTTTCGCCTCGAAGAGGTGCGGCTCCTGCGGCGATTCGGCTCGCCGCTTCCGTTGGGGTGA
- a CDS encoding threonine/serine dehydratase, translated as MGELSPAELATGTPELPLGRRELEQAHQRLAPHVHRTPVHTSAFFDQRLEARLFFKCENFQKVGAFKIRGATNAVLSLSDEERRRGVVTHSSGNHAQALALAARQQGARAVIVMPSNAPAVKRAAVEGYGAEVRTCEPTQAAREETAAAAVAETGGILIHPFEDLRIIAGQASVAKELLEDVPDLDLLVPPVGGGGLASGTVLAARHFGSSGGGTRVRVLGAEPAGADDARRSLEAGKIVPLERPRSIADGLLTTVGEITFPILRAGLEGIVTVEDDEIVAAMRLIWERMKLVVEPSAAVPLAALLKGERKTRGLRIGVILSGGNVDLGHLPWNR; from the coding sequence GTGGGTGAATTGAGCCCTGCTGAGCTCGCCACGGGGACCCCGGAGCTACCCCTCGGCCGACGGGAGCTAGAGCAGGCCCACCAGCGTTTGGCGCCCCACGTGCATCGGACGCCGGTGCACACCTCCGCCTTCTTCGACCAGCGGCTGGAGGCGCGGCTGTTTTTCAAATGCGAGAACTTCCAGAAGGTCGGAGCGTTCAAGATCCGCGGCGCCACCAACGCCGTGCTCTCCCTGAGCGACGAGGAGCGCCGCCGCGGCGTGGTCACTCACTCCAGCGGCAACCACGCCCAGGCCCTGGCGCTGGCGGCCCGGCAGCAGGGCGCCCGGGCGGTGATCGTCATGCCCAGCAACGCGCCGGCGGTGAAGCGGGCGGCGGTGGAGGGCTACGGCGCCGAGGTACGCACCTGCGAGCCGACGCAGGCGGCCCGGGAGGAGACGGCGGCGGCGGCGGTGGCGGAGACCGGCGGGATCTTGATCCACCCTTTCGAAGATCTGCGCATCATCGCTGGCCAGGCTTCGGTGGCCAAGGAGCTGTTGGAGGACGTGCCGGATCTCGATCTGCTGGTGCCGCCGGTGGGGGGCGGTGGCTTGGCTTCGGGGACGGTGCTGGCGGCGCGCCACTTCGGGAGCTCCGGCGGCGGGACCCGGGTGCGGGTGCTGGGGGCCGAGCCCGCCGGCGCCGATGACGCCCGGCGCTCCCTGGAAGCCGGGAAGATCGTTCCCCTGGAGCGCCCTCGGAGCATCGCCGACGGTCTGCTCACCACCGTCGGTGAGATCACCTTCCCGATTCTGCGGGCCGGGCTCGAAGGCATTGTGACGGTGGAGGACGACGAGATCGTTGCCGCCATGAGGCTGATCTGGGAGCGCATGAAGCTGGTGGTGGAGCCCTCGGCGGCGGTGCCCCTGGCGGCGTTGCTCAAGGGGGAGAGGAAAACTCGGGGCCTGCGGATCGGGGTGATCCTCTCCGGCGGCAATGTCGACCTGGGCCACCTGCCCTGGAATCGCTGA
- a CDS encoding ABC transporter permease, producing the protein MNGGRKIWLLAINDLRLTVRDRAAFVWMLILPIAFMWLFGQMGGGGGEASQIYLAVEDRDGGWLADALIQELEDDSISLVLLGSLAPEEREEHEDPARVLIIPAGFTTGALAGDQQTLQLASRGNANPQYTIAAQMHVVRVLGRLLGRMAETWDVASQSSEPNDEVEEGTPEEASGEGSFETAGNTALNGTLAEELQRLSTRPPRVRLQVATAGQGQPVPQGMAQSVPGTLTFIVLMMTVIYGGVFLTQEKQQGTLRRQAGLPLTYGQIFAGKLLGRLLLAGLQIVVLVAAGHFLFGVSWGSSPGGLALVLLSYAAAAAGLATLVGAVLETQEQASSVGWLSTLVMAAIGGCFWPSEVMPGWLRAAGHIFPTAWAMDAFHSLISFGRGLEAVVVPSLALLGFAALFTALGSRFLRPG; encoded by the coding sequence GTGAACGGCGGGCGCAAAATCTGGCTGTTGGCGATCAACGACCTGCGCCTGACGGTGCGCGACCGCGCCGCCTTCGTCTGGATGCTGATCCTGCCCATCGCCTTCATGTGGCTCTTCGGCCAGATGGGCGGCGGGGGCGGCGAAGCCTCCCAGATCTACCTGGCGGTGGAAGACCGAGACGGCGGCTGGCTGGCGGACGCGCTGATTCAGGAGCTCGAGGACGACAGCATCTCCCTGGTGCTCCTGGGCTCGCTGGCTCCGGAGGAACGGGAGGAGCACGAGGACCCGGCGCGGGTGCTGATCATCCCCGCGGGCTTCACCACCGGGGCGCTGGCCGGCGACCAACAAACCCTCCAGCTGGCCAGCCGCGGCAACGCCAACCCCCAATACACGATCGCGGCGCAGATGCACGTGGTGCGGGTCCTGGGACGGCTGCTGGGGCGCATGGCGGAAACCTGGGACGTGGCCTCGCAGAGCTCCGAGCCCAACGATGAGGTCGAGGAAGGAACCCCAGAAGAAGCTTCCGGCGAAGGCAGCTTCGAGACCGCCGGCAACACGGCTCTGAACGGCACTTTGGCCGAGGAGCTCCAGCGCCTCTCGACGCGCCCGCCGCGGGTGCGCCTGCAGGTCGCCACCGCCGGCCAGGGACAGCCGGTGCCCCAGGGCATGGCCCAGAGCGTTCCGGGAACCCTGACCTTCATCGTTCTGATGATGACGGTGATCTACGGCGGCGTTTTCCTGACCCAGGAAAAACAGCAGGGAACCCTGCGTCGCCAGGCCGGCCTGCCCCTCACCTACGGGCAAATCTTCGCCGGCAAGCTCCTCGGCCGGCTGCTGCTGGCGGGATTGCAGATCGTGGTCCTGGTGGCAGCGGGACATTTCCTCTTCGGAGTCTCCTGGGGCTCGTCTCCCGGCGGGCTGGCGCTGGTGCTGCTCAGCTACGCCGCCGCCGCCGCCGGCCTCGCCACCCTGGTGGGAGCGGTGTTGGAAACTCAGGAACAGGCTTCTTCGGTGGGCTGGCTCAGCACCCTGGTGATGGCCGCCATCGGCGGCTGCTTCTGGCCTTCGGAAGTGATGCCCGGATGGCTGCGCGCCGCCGGCCACATCTTTCCCACCGCCTGGGCCATGGACGCCTTCCACAGCCTCATCTCCTTCGGCCGCGGCCTGGAGGCGGTGGTGGTACCGTCGCTGGCGCTCTTGGGTTTCGCCGCCCTGTTCACCGCCCTCGGCAGTCGCTTCTTGCGCCCCGGCTGA
- a CDS encoding ABC transporter permease translates to MRRLSILAAMVVKDLRRHRRAPLAILLMLSFPLVFAGLLALSFGGGGEPSVPRVHLLIEDRDGGLAGNLVRSAFTAEQAAEYFDIEAVGEEGLQRMEAGEASALLRLPENFTEDLLEGRTVTLELIRNPAQSILPEIAEQITTVLAEGLSSASYLLDQPLSRVTTFLRGDGENPSDQQVSEIAVAVNQVVTRAGPVLFPPLITLETASLEDLQAEEADPGSLSAPSPEEEAEESSGEEPISQTTTIFLFILPGIAVFALFTLGDHVMRDLLLESERGTLGRQLVAPLGTGTVVAGKALSTAAVSCLSLMLLSLAAWWIGGRGVSLPAFALLAGSLVLAITGTAATLYGLARTPKQGATISSVVYLVMAFASGSFLPLNALPASVQAVAPVTPFYWATQGFQALLLERADVVGVWTNIAVLSVLGAVLLATGSTLLGRRLRQGALA, encoded by the coding sequence ATGAGGCGCCTTTCCATTCTCGCCGCCATGGTGGTCAAGGATCTGCGGAGACATCGTCGGGCTCCCCTGGCGATTCTGCTGATGCTCTCCTTTCCCCTGGTCTTCGCCGGCCTGCTGGCGCTGAGCTTCGGGGGAGGCGGCGAGCCGTCGGTCCCCCGGGTGCACTTGCTCATCGAGGATCGGGACGGTGGCCTGGCGGGGAACCTCGTCCGCTCCGCCTTCACCGCCGAGCAGGCGGCGGAGTATTTCGACATCGAAGCAGTGGGAGAGGAAGGCCTCCAGCGCATGGAAGCGGGAGAAGCCTCGGCGCTGCTACGGCTGCCGGAGAACTTCACCGAGGACCTGCTGGAAGGCCGGACCGTGACCCTGGAGCTGATTCGCAATCCGGCCCAAAGCATCCTGCCGGAGATCGCCGAACAGATCACCACTGTGCTGGCGGAAGGGCTGTCCTCGGCGAGCTATTTGCTCGACCAGCCCCTGAGCCGGGTCACGACCTTCCTCCGGGGAGACGGCGAGAACCCATCGGACCAGCAGGTCTCGGAGATCGCGGTGGCGGTAAACCAGGTGGTGACCCGCGCCGGCCCGGTGCTCTTTCCACCGTTGATCACCCTGGAGACCGCGTCGCTGGAAGATCTCCAGGCTGAGGAAGCGGACCCGGGAAGCCTCAGCGCCCCGAGCCCAGAGGAGGAAGCGGAAGAGAGCTCCGGCGAAGAGCCCATCTCCCAGACCACCACCATCTTTCTCTTCATCCTGCCGGGCATCGCGGTCTTCGCCCTCTTCACCCTCGGAGATCACGTCATGCGCGACCTCCTGCTGGAGTCGGAACGGGGCACCCTGGGCCGCCAGCTGGTAGCCCCCCTGGGCACGGGCACGGTGGTCGCCGGCAAGGCCCTGAGCACCGCCGCGGTGTCCTGCCTCTCATTGATGCTGCTGTCCTTGGCGGCGTGGTGGATCGGCGGCCGGGGAGTCTCCCTGCCGGCCTTCGCCCTCCTCGCCGGCAGCCTGGTGCTCGCCATCACCGGTACCGCCGCGACTCTCTACGGTCTCGCCCGCACTCCCAAGCAGGGCGCTACCATCTCGTCGGTGGTCTATCTGGTCATGGCCTTCGCCAGCGGCAGCTTTCTGCCCCTCAACGCGCTGCCCGCCTCGGTGCAGGCCGTGGCCCCCGTCACTCCCTTTTATTGGGCGACCCAAGGATTCCAGGCGCTGCTCTTGGAGCGCGCCGACGTCGTCGGCGTCTGGACCAACATCGCGGTGCTGAGCGTCCTCGGTGCCGTCCTCCTGGCCACCGGATCCACTCTCCTGGGCCGCCGGCTGCGGCAGGGAGCGCTAGCGTGA
- a CDS encoding cupin domain-containing protein gives MTPPTHGRALADLPGSNTGEGAEEIFERLAGREGVTIERIVSHGHHSPEGFWYDQEQSEWVMVLQGRAVLEIEGRDEPLHLEPGDWVDLPAHCRHRVVSTDHHQPTVWLAVHY, from the coding sequence ATGACGCCGCCGACCCATGGGCGGGCGCTGGCCGACTTGCCGGGCTCCAATACCGGAGAAGGTGCCGAAGAGATCTTCGAGCGTTTGGCGGGACGGGAAGGCGTGACCATCGAGCGCATCGTCTCTCACGGGCACCATTCTCCCGAGGGGTTCTGGTACGACCAGGAGCAGTCGGAGTGGGTGATGGTGCTCCAGGGGCGGGCGGTGTTGGAGATCGAAGGCCGGGACGAGCCGCTGCACCTCGAACCCGGCGATTGGGTCGACCTCCCCGCCCATTGCCGCCACCGCGTCGTCTCCACCGATCACCACCAGCCGACGGTGTGGCTGGCGGTGCATTATTGA